The stretch of DNA TCACATAGATAGTTTAATTACTAACAAAATTTCATAATAACTAATGTTAAGTTAAAATATATCAATTTAAGGTAAATTCTCCTAAATGTATGGCATATCCTGCTTTTTAAAGTCTTTTATTAACGAAAAATATCTCCATAAACTAGAATTTATGGATCATGATGGCTATATGGCCATCTTTTATAAGTAGGTTTAAAAATAAAAATAAAAAAGCAACGCATCAGTACGTTGCTTTCCGTTCGGAATAAGACGTTCAAATATATATCCTACAAAATAATCTTTCGATAAATTACTATATTAGTATACAGTCAATAAGTGTGTTTTTAGCCCATTTTAATTTGAAATTCAATTATCTACGCGTGCCGCCTCAATAGCCCGACTGATATGTTCCTCCAATGTGTTGGGGTGAATAACCGCCCGGCCAACGGCCACCGGAATAATAAATGTTATAGCGCCGCCAACAGTCTTTTTATCCCCATACATGGCGGTGATAATATCCGGGGTGGCCAGCTCCGCCGGTACAGTGATGGGCAAGCCGGCCCGGCGCAATAAGCCGGTGATTCTGTCCGCCCCCTCCCGGGACAGCATACCCATATCCACCCCGAGCTGTGCCGCCACTGCAGTGCCTATGGCTACTGCCTCACCATGGGTGTAACGGCCGTAGCCGGCCAGAGCTTCAATGGCATGGCCCACAGTGTGACCGAGATTCAACATGGCCCTGGTGCCCTGTTCGGTTTCATCCTGTTCCACCACCCGGGCTTTGTTGATACAGGATTGTTCAACAACATGCGCCAGCGCCCCGGGTTCCAGTGCCAGCACTTGCTGTATATTATCCTCCAGCCATGTAAAAAACACAGCGTCGCCGATGATACCGTATTTAATCACTTCAGCCAGCCCGGACTGCAATTCCCGCCCGGGTAAAGTGGACAGCGTAGCAGTGTCTGAAATAACCAGCGCGGGCTGGTAAAATGCACCGATAATATTTTTGCCCCGGGGATGGTTTACAGCCACCTTGCCCCCCACGCTGCTGTCCACCTGGGCCAGCAATGTTGTGGGCAGCTGCACAAAGGGTACACCCCGCATATAGGTGGCCGCCACAAACCCGGTCAGGTCCCCAACCACCCCGCCGCCAAGGGCCAACACGGGTGAGCGCCGGTCCAGGCCTGCGGTAAAGGCACGGTCGTACAGCAGCTCTGCGCTGGACAGCGATTTGTACTGCTCGCCATCGGGCACCTCGACCGGGATTACTTCCAGGCCCGCCCGGGCCAGGCTGTCGGCCACCCGCCCGGCGTAAATTTGGCCCACCGTGTTATTAGTAACCAGAAGCACTTTGCGGCCAACGGGCAGAGCGGCCACCAACTCACCGGCGCGATCCAGCAAGCCGCTGCCTGTTATAATGCGGTAGGAGCGAGTGCCTAAATCAATACCGACTTCTTTCATTGTAGACCCCCATAAAGGCATTCTTTGCCAACGATAAAATAAATAAAAGATTATCATTTTAGATAATTTACAGGTATCCTTGTTGCTGTAAAAATTTTCTTATTTGGTTCAGCGCCTCATCAAAACTGAGCTTACCTGTGTCTACTGTCAACTCGGCAATTTCGTAGGAACTGTCCCTCTCTTTAAGCAGCCTGGTAATATTTTCCCACAGGTCGCCCCGGCTCAGCAGGGGCCGGCGCTTTTTGTTTTTTACCCGCTGCAAGATAATTTCGGGATCAGCCCGCAGGCAAATAAATATACCGTTTTGTTTAAGTAAATCCACGTTCTCCTGATCCAGCACCGTACCGCCGCCAGTGGCCACCACCAGCCCGGACTGGCCGGACAGTTTGCGAACCTGCAGTTTTTCCTCCGAGCGAAACCTGATTTCACCGTCTTTGCGAAAAATTTGCGCCACGGTTTTACCCGTTACCTTTTCAATGGCACTATCGGTATCGATAAATTTATAGCCCAGGCGCCTGGCCAGCCTCCGGCCCAGCGATGATTTGCCGGTACCCATAAAGCCAATT from Desulfoscipio gibsoniae DSM 7213 encodes:
- the aroB gene encoding 3-dehydroquinate synthase, yielding MKEVGIDLGTRSYRIITGSGLLDRAGELVAALPVGRKVLLVTNNTVGQIYAGRVADSLARAGLEVIPVEVPDGEQYKSLSSAELLYDRAFTAGLDRRSPVLALGGGVVGDLTGFVAATYMRGVPFVQLPTTLLAQVDSSVGGKVAVNHPRGKNIIGAFYQPALVISDTATLSTLPGRELQSGLAEVIKYGIIGDAVFFTWLEDNIQQVLALEPGALAHVVEQSCINKARVVEQDETEQGTRAMLNLGHTVGHAIEALAGYGRYTHGEAVAIGTAVAAQLGVDMGMLSREGADRITGLLRRAGLPITVPAELATPDIITAMYGDKKTVGGAITFIIPVAVGRAVIHPNTLEEHISRAIEAARVDN
- a CDS encoding shikimate kinase, translated to MKKNIILIGFMGTGKSSLGRRLARRLGYKFIDTDSAIEKVTGKTVAQIFRKDGEIRFRSEEKLQVRKLSGQSGLVVATGGGTVLDQENVDLLKQNGIFICLRADPEIILQRVKNKKRRPLLSRGDLWENITRLLKERDSSYEIAELTVDTGKLSFDEALNQIRKFLQQQGYL